The proteins below are encoded in one region of Rhizobacter sp.:
- a CDS encoding arginine--tRNA ligase yields MIQAKQELLAALAEALAELAPGTSVPAAFESPKQAAHGDLACTAAMQLAKPLKKNPREFAQALIAALQQRPAVQQWVDAMEIAGPGFINLRLKAAAKQAIVPQVLREAEAFGRKPANGQKLMVEFVSANPTGPLHVGHARQGALGDSICHLFETQGWKVQREFYYNDAGVQIATLAMSTQARIKGLKPGDAEWPENAYNGDYIADVARDYLDKKTIKADDREFTASGDPDDLDNIRQFAVAYLRHEQDLDLQAFGVKFDHYFLESSLYTTGKVEATVKKLIEAGKTYEHEGALWLKTTDDGDDKDRVMRKSDGTYTYFVPDVAYHVSKWERGFTKVINCQGTDHYGTIARVRAGLQGVGVGIPKGYPDYVLNTMVRVVRDGAEVKISKRAGSYVTLRDLIEWTSRDAVRFFLISRKADTEFTFDVDLALKQNDENPVFYVQYAHARICSVLAQRAGDDLAQADFTLLGAPTEVALMQKLAEYPEMLERAAADLAPHDVAFYLRDVSASFHSYYAAERFLLDDNAALTQARLALLAATRQVLRNGLTLLGVSHPDKM; encoded by the coding sequence ATGATCCAAGCCAAACAGGAGCTGCTGGCCGCGCTGGCCGAAGCGCTCGCCGAACTCGCGCCCGGCACCTCGGTGCCCGCGGCCTTCGAGTCCCCCAAGCAGGCCGCCCACGGCGACCTGGCCTGCACGGCTGCGATGCAGCTGGCCAAGCCGCTGAAGAAGAACCCGCGCGAGTTCGCGCAGGCGCTGATCGCCGCGCTGCAGCAGCGCCCCGCGGTGCAGCAGTGGGTCGACGCGATGGAGATCGCCGGCCCCGGCTTCATCAACCTGCGCCTGAAGGCTGCCGCCAAGCAGGCCATCGTGCCGCAGGTGTTGCGCGAGGCCGAGGCCTTCGGCCGCAAGCCGGCCAACGGGCAGAAGCTGATGGTCGAGTTCGTCTCGGCCAACCCGACCGGTCCGTTGCACGTGGGCCATGCGCGCCAGGGCGCCTTGGGCGACTCGATCTGCCACCTCTTCGAGACGCAAGGCTGGAAGGTGCAGCGCGAGTTCTATTACAACGACGCCGGCGTGCAGATCGCCACGCTCGCGATGTCGACGCAGGCGCGCATCAAGGGCCTCAAGCCCGGTGACGCCGAGTGGCCCGAGAACGCCTACAACGGGGACTACATCGCCGACGTCGCCCGCGACTACCTCGACAAGAAGACCATCAAGGCCGACGACCGGGAGTTCACCGCCTCGGGCGACCCCGACGACCTCGACAACATCCGCCAGTTCGCGGTGGCCTACCTGCGCCATGAGCAGGACCTGGATCTTCAGGCCTTCGGCGTGAAGTTCGACCACTACTTCCTCGAGTCGAGCCTGTACACCACGGGCAAGGTCGAAGCGACGGTGAAGAAGCTCATCGAGGCTGGCAAGACCTACGAGCACGAAGGCGCGCTGTGGCTCAAGACCACCGACGACGGTGACGACAAGGACCGCGTGATGCGCAAGTCCGACGGCACCTACACCTACTTCGTGCCCGACGTGGCCTACCACGTGAGCAAGTGGGAGCGTGGCTTCACCAAGGTCATCAACTGCCAGGGCACCGACCACTACGGCACCATCGCACGCGTGCGCGCCGGCCTGCAGGGCGTGGGCGTGGGCATTCCGAAGGGCTACCCCGACTACGTGCTCAACACCATGGTGCGCGTGGTGCGCGACGGCGCCGAGGTGAAGATCAGCAAGCGCGCCGGCAGCTACGTGACGCTGCGCGACCTGATCGAGTGGACGAGCCGCGACGCGGTGCGTTTCTTCCTCATCAGCCGCAAGGCCGACACCGAGTTCACCTTCGATGTGGACCTGGCGTTGAAGCAGAACGACGAGAACCCGGTGTTCTACGTGCAGTACGCCCATGCGCGCATCTGCTCGGTGCTGGCACAGCGCGCGGGCGACGACCTGGCGCAGGCCGACTTCACGCTGCTCGGCGCGCCCACCGAAGTCGCGCTGATGCAAAAGCTCGCCGAGTACCCCGAGATGCTGGAGCGTGCCGCGGCCGACCTCGCGCCGCACGACGTGGCCTTCTACCTGCGCGACGTGTCGGCCAGCTTCCACAGCTACTATGCCGCCGAGCGTTTCCTGCTCGACGACAACGCCGCGCTCACGCAGGCCCGCCTCGCCCTGCTGGCCGCAACCCGCCAGGTGCTGCGCAACGGCCTCACGCTGCTCGGCGTGAGCCACCCCGACAAGATGTGA
- the lptA gene encoding lipopolysaccharide transport periplasmic protein LptA, producing MSQLFSPLLVPSWPRRALWSALLLCSMAFPVHAEKADRYQKMEVESDQPGKVDLQNQIVVFNGNVVVSKGTMSIRAGRIEVRETPDGYHHATALGAPGALATFRQKREGVDEYIEGEAEKLEYDSKADTIRFTGKASVKRLRGKTVADEVSGAQITYDNTAELFTVAGGASAATPGNPTGRVRAVLSPRQDSPAAAEAASAVPPGARR from the coding sequence ATGAGCCAACTTTTCTCCCCCCTTCTGGTCCCCTCCTGGCCCCGCCGCGCGCTGTGGAGTGCCTTGTTGCTGTGCAGCATGGCGTTCCCGGTGCATGCGGAGAAGGCCGATCGGTACCAGAAGATGGAGGTCGAGTCCGACCAACCGGGCAAGGTCGACCTGCAGAACCAGATCGTCGTCTTCAACGGCAACGTGGTGGTGAGCAAGGGCACCATGAGCATTCGCGCCGGCCGCATCGAGGTGCGCGAGACGCCCGACGGCTACCACCACGCCACCGCCCTCGGGGCGCCCGGGGCCCTCGCCACCTTCCGCCAGAAGCGCGAAGGCGTCGACGAATACATCGAGGGCGAGGCCGAGAAGCTCGAATACGACAGCAAGGCCGACACCATCCGCTTCACCGGCAAGGCGTCGGTGAAGCGCCTGCGCGGCAAGACGGTGGCCGACGAAGTGAGCGGCGCCCAGATCACCTACGACAACACCGCCGAACTCTTCACCGTGGCCGGTGGCGCCTCGGCCGCCACGCCCGGCAACCCGACCGGCCGCGTGCGCGCGGTGCTGTCGCCCCGCCAGGACAGCCCGGCCGCTGCCGAGGCCGCCTCGGCCGTGCCCCCGGGAGCCCGCCGTTGA
- a CDS encoding phosphate starvation-inducible protein PsiF produces the protein MKTLLSAIALAVAGFAGSAHAADAASAPTKQQNKMVSCNKEAGDKKGDERKAFMSDCLKKEKDAKTAQQNKMKTCSADFKATKKPGSERQAFMKECLSK, from the coding sequence ATGAAGACACTTCTCAGCGCGATCGCCTTGGCCGTGGCCGGCTTCGCAGGCTCCGCACACGCCGCCGATGCCGCATCGGCCCCCACCAAGCAGCAGAACAAGATGGTTTCCTGCAACAAGGAAGCCGGCGACAAGAAGGGCGACGAGCGCAAGGCGTTCATGTCCGACTGTCTGAAGAAAGAGAAGGACGCGAAGACCGCGCAGCAGAACAAGATGAAGACCTGCAGCGCCGACTTCAAGGCGACCAAGAAGCCCGGCAGCGAGCGCCAGGCCTTCATGAAGGAATGCTTGAGCAAGTAA
- a CDS encoding class I SAM-dependent RNA methyltransferase translates to MALPLFLPCAAGVEPLLADEVKRILPGREVHVGRGGVGVDGDPADVMALNLESRLAQRVLAEVASGPYFAEDDIYALARSVDWTQWITPQHTLRVDTTAHRSPLRSLNFVALRVKDAVCDVLRDATGERPSVDTRHPDLPLSLHLGETHASVYVDTSGEALFKRGWREDKGEAPLKETLAAAMLAAAGWQGTPEAGGALHDPCCGSGTIAIEAAQLACGVAPGLKRRFAFERLLPFADPDSRAQWQRLKSHAQSRIHASAVPIFASDVSFRMVDFARRNAQRAGVEHAIQFNGGDALERPAPPLPEGLHGTLMINPPYGERIDVAGKAARPSVHERPDDNRAAPDDFFPRLSAHWKRAYTQHPAGWTAFVLSPDMKLPSAMRLKESRRVPMWNGPIECRLFRFDLVAGSAR, encoded by the coding sequence ATGGCGTTGCCACTTTTCCTGCCCTGTGCCGCCGGCGTCGAGCCCTTGCTGGCGGACGAGGTGAAGCGCATCCTGCCGGGCCGCGAGGTGCACGTGGGCCGTGGCGGCGTGGGCGTCGATGGCGACCCGGCCGACGTGATGGCGCTCAACCTGGAGAGCCGCCTCGCGCAGCGGGTGCTCGCCGAAGTGGCCTCGGGCCCGTACTTCGCCGAAGACGACATCTACGCGCTCGCCCGCAGCGTCGACTGGACGCAATGGATCACCCCGCAGCACACGCTGCGCGTCGACACCACCGCCCACCGCAGCCCGCTGCGCAGCTTGAACTTCGTCGCGCTGCGCGTGAAAGACGCGGTCTGCGACGTCCTGCGGGATGCGACCGGCGAGCGCCCGAGCGTCGACACCCGCCACCCCGACCTGCCGCTGTCGCTCCACCTCGGCGAGACGCACGCCTCGGTCTACGTCGACACCTCCGGCGAAGCGCTCTTCAAGCGCGGCTGGCGTGAAGACAAGGGCGAGGCGCCGCTCAAGGAAACGCTCGCTGCCGCGATGCTGGCTGCGGCCGGCTGGCAGGGCACGCCCGAGGCAGGTGGCGCGCTGCACGACCCCTGCTGCGGCTCGGGCACCATCGCCATCGAGGCCGCGCAGCTCGCCTGTGGCGTGGCGCCGGGCCTGAAGCGCCGCTTCGCCTTCGAGCGCCTGCTGCCTTTCGCCGACCCCGACAGCCGCGCGCAGTGGCAGCGCCTCAAGAGCCACGCGCAGTCGCGCATCCACGCGAGCGCGGTGCCCATCTTCGCGAGCGATGTGTCGTTCCGCATGGTCGACTTCGCGCGCCGCAACGCACAGCGCGCGGGGGTGGAGCATGCGATCCAGTTCAACGGCGGCGACGCGCTCGAGCGGCCGGCACCGCCGCTGCCCGAGGGCCTGCACGGCACGCTGATGATCAACCCGCCGTATGGCGAGCGCATCGACGTCGCCGGCAAGGCCGCGCGGCCGTCCGTGCACGAGCGCCCCGACGACAACCGCGCCGCACCCGACGATTTCTTCCCCCGCCTGTCGGCGCACTGGAAGCGCGCCTACACGCAGCACCCGGCCGGCTGGACGGCCTTCGTGCTCAGCCCCGACATGAAGTTGCCGAGCGCGATGCGCCTGAAGGAATCGCGCCGCGTGCCGATGTGGAACGGCCCCATCGAGTGCCGCCTGTTCCGTTTCGACCTCGTGGCGGGCTCGGCGCGCTGA
- a CDS encoding RNA polymerase factor sigma-54, with protein MKPSLQVRLSQHLALTPQLQQSIRLLQLSTLELHQEVEQMLEANPFLEMEEDNGPAFEPMTERLSASEQAGERESERSAEVETSGGDDTPGVDSVELGATERDDWENGTERDDFDGIREQPSSSSSSNNDNDDFDPHERNSVGESLQDHLHRQLLGMRLSGEDAAAVKVLIESLNDDGYLDDPLEDIAASLAGDDEEAREELLERLRCALKWLQNMEPLGVGARDLSECLALQLRATPRCEAQMIAILICKQHLELLARRDMKKLMAATGADEELIKEAQALIVACEPKPGRQFARAEANIIVPDVIVQKSGRNWKVVLNPEVMPKLRINDLYAQAIRGNRGSGGANGALSSRLQEARWFMKNIQQRFDTIQRVSQAIVERQKSFFTHGEIAMKPLVLREIADELGLHESTISRVTTAKYMATMFGTFELKYFFGSSLNTEAGGNASSTAVRALIKQLVAAEDTAKPLSDSQLSKMLEEQGIQVARRTVAKYREALRIAPANLRKAM; from the coding sequence ATGAAACCGTCGCTTCAGGTCCGCCTCTCCCAGCATCTGGCGCTCACGCCGCAGTTGCAGCAGTCCATCCGGCTGCTGCAACTGTCGACGCTCGAGCTGCACCAGGAAGTCGAGCAGATGCTCGAAGCCAACCCCTTCCTCGAAATGGAAGAGGACAACGGCCCCGCCTTCGAGCCGATGACCGAGCGCTTGAGTGCGTCCGAGCAGGCGGGCGAACGCGAGAGCGAGCGGTCTGCCGAGGTCGAGACCAGCGGCGGTGACGACACGCCGGGCGTCGACAGCGTCGAACTCGGCGCCACCGAGCGCGACGACTGGGAAAACGGCACCGAGCGCGACGACTTCGACGGCATCCGCGAGCAGCCGAGCAGCAGTTCGTCGAGCAACAACGACAACGACGACTTCGACCCGCACGAGCGCAACAGCGTCGGCGAGAGCCTGCAGGACCACCTGCACCGCCAGCTGCTGGGCATGCGCCTCTCGGGCGAAGACGCCGCCGCGGTGAAGGTGCTGATCGAGTCGCTCAACGACGACGGCTACCTCGACGACCCGCTGGAAGACATCGCCGCGAGCCTCGCGGGCGACGACGAGGAAGCACGCGAAGAGCTGCTCGAGCGCCTGCGCTGCGCGCTCAAGTGGCTGCAGAACATGGAGCCGCTCGGCGTGGGCGCGCGCGACCTCTCCGAGTGCCTTGCGCTGCAGCTGCGCGCCACGCCGCGCTGCGAGGCGCAGATGATCGCCATCCTCATCTGCAAGCAGCACCTGGAGCTGCTCGCCCGGCGCGACATGAAGAAGCTCATGGCCGCGACCGGCGCCGACGAAGAGCTGATCAAGGAGGCCCAGGCGCTCATCGTCGCCTGCGAGCCCAAGCCGGGCCGCCAGTTCGCACGCGCCGAGGCCAACATCATCGTGCCCGACGTGATCGTGCAGAAGTCGGGCCGCAACTGGAAGGTGGTGCTGAACCCCGAGGTGATGCCCAAGCTACGCATCAACGACCTCTACGCGCAGGCGATCCGGGGCAACCGCGGCTCAGGCGGCGCCAATGGCGCGCTCAGTTCGCGCCTGCAGGAAGCGCGCTGGTTCATGAAGAACATCCAGCAGCGCTTCGACACCATCCAGCGTGTGTCGCAGGCCATCGTCGAGCGGCAGAAGAGCTTCTTCACCCACGGCGAGATCGCGATGAAGCCGCTGGTGCTGCGCGAGATCGCCGACGAGCTCGGCCTGCACGAGTCGACCATCTCGCGCGTGACCACCGCCAAGTACATGGCGACCATGTTCGGCACCTTCGAGCTCAAGTATTTCTTCGGCTCATCGCTCAACACCGAGGCGGGCGGCAATGCGTCGAGCACGGCGGTGCGGGCGCTCATCAAGCAGCTCGTCGCCGCCGAAGACACGGCCAAGCCGCTGTCGGACAGCCAGCTCTCGAAGATGCTGGAAGAGCAGGGCATCCAGGTTGCGCGCCGCACGGTGGCCAAGTACCGCGAAGCGCTGCGCATCGCGCCGGCCAACCTGCGCAAGGCGATGTAG
- a CDS encoding thiol:disulfide interchange protein DsbA/DsbL, which yields MNRRDFSAHLMGLGLGATALSASLPALAQEKPVEGKHYVKLGSPAPVSAPAGKIEVIEFFWYNCPHCAAFEPNLDAWQKKLPADVAFRRVPVAFREMYAGQQQFFYAIEALGKVEALHRKVFYSIHNERAPLEKQDQMVAFMEKNGVPKAQFLEVFNSFAVQTKAKQATRLADAYKIDGVPAMGIHGKFFTSGTIAGTPEKALQVTEYLLQTLRKG from the coding sequence ATGAACCGTCGCGACTTCTCTGCACACCTGATGGGCCTGGGGCTCGGTGCCACCGCCCTGTCGGCCAGCCTGCCCGCGCTGGCGCAGGAAAAGCCTGTCGAAGGCAAGCACTACGTGAAGCTGGGGTCGCCGGCCCCGGTGAGCGCCCCGGCCGGCAAGATCGAGGTCATCGAGTTCTTTTGGTACAACTGCCCGCACTGCGCCGCCTTCGAGCCCAACCTCGACGCCTGGCAGAAGAAGTTGCCGGCCGACGTGGCCTTCCGCCGTGTGCCGGTGGCCTTCCGCGAGATGTACGCCGGGCAGCAGCAGTTCTTCTATGCGATCGAGGCGCTGGGCAAGGTCGAGGCGCTGCACCGCAAGGTCTTCTATTCCATCCACAACGAGCGCGCCCCGCTCGAGAAGCAAGACCAGATGGTCGCCTTCATGGAAAAGAACGGCGTGCCCAAGGCGCAGTTCCTCGAGGTCTTCAACTCCTTCGCGGTGCAGACCAAGGCCAAGCAGGCGACCCGCCTGGCCGACGCCTACAAGATCGACGGCGTGCCCGCGATGGGCATCCACGGCAAGTTCTTCACCTCGGGCACCATCGCCGGCACGCCGGAAAAGGCCTTGCAGGTCACCGAATACCTGCTGCAGACGCTTCGCAAGGGCTGA
- a CDS encoding SPOR domain-containing protein, producing the protein MKKLVRSTPGRQRGSFVLGLIVGLLVGLALALGVALYIAKVPVPFVNKVPQRTAEQDAAEAEKNKNWDPNSSLYSKVPRPGAASSGVVSAPPPASAVLPPGAAPNAAASAPKPDPAAILAGKLPPDASTKPGSDALSYFIQAGAFGRIEDAEAQRAKLAMSGYQAKVTEREQSGRTVYRVRLGPFDKKEEAAQVKEKLESTGVESALVQVQK; encoded by the coding sequence ATGAAGAAGCTTGTTCGTAGCACCCCCGGCCGCCAGCGCGGCAGCTTCGTGCTGGGCCTGATCGTCGGCCTGCTGGTCGGGTTGGCGCTGGCGCTGGGCGTGGCGCTCTACATCGCCAAGGTGCCGGTGCCCTTCGTCAACAAGGTGCCGCAGCGCACCGCCGAGCAAGACGCCGCCGAAGCCGAGAAGAACAAGAACTGGGACCCGAACAGCTCGCTCTACAGCAAGGTGCCGCGCCCGGGTGCGGCATCGAGCGGCGTGGTGAGCGCGCCGCCGCCCGCTTCTGCTGTGCTGCCGCCGGGTGCTGCGCCCAACGCGGCGGCGAGTGCGCCCAAGCCCGACCCGGCGGCCATCCTCGCGGGCAAGTTGCCGCCCGATGCGTCCACCAAACCCGGCAGCGATGCGTTGAGCTATTTCATCCAGGCAGGCGCGTTCGGTCGCATCGAAGACGCCGAGGCCCAGCGCGCGAAGCTCGCGATGTCGGGCTACCAGGCCAAGGTCACCGAGCGCGAGCAGTCCGGCCGCACGGTGTACCGGGTGCGGCTTGGGCCGTTCGACAAGAAGGAAGAGGCTGCGCAAGTGAAGGAAAAGCTCGAAAGCACCGGCGTGGAGTCGGCGCTGGTGCAAGTCCAGAAATGA
- the lptB gene encoding LPS export ABC transporter ATP-binding protein — MPERGASPSQLEAAGLQKTYGARKVVKDVRLGVRSGEVVGLLGPNGAGKTTSFYMIVGLVRADAGQITIDGERIERLPIHQRSRMGLSYLPQEASIFRKLTVEENIRAVLELQHGPDGKPLPKATIEQLLNGLLNDLSIEKLRESPAPALSGGERRRVEIARALATQPRFILLDEPFAGVDPIAVLEIQRIIGFLKARGIGVLITDHNVRETLGICDRAYIISEGRVLAEGTPTEIVENADVRKVYLGEHFRM, encoded by the coding sequence CTGCCCGAGCGGGGGGCCAGCCCGAGCCAGCTGGAAGCGGCCGGCCTGCAGAAGACCTACGGCGCCCGCAAGGTGGTGAAAGACGTGCGCCTGGGCGTGCGCAGCGGCGAGGTGGTGGGCCTGCTCGGCCCCAACGGCGCGGGCAAGACCACGAGCTTCTACATGATCGTGGGCCTGGTGCGCGCCGACGCCGGCCAGATCACCATCGACGGTGAGCGCATCGAGCGCCTGCCCATCCACCAGCGCTCGCGCATGGGGCTGTCGTACCTGCCGCAGGAAGCGTCGATCTTCCGCAAGCTGACGGTGGAAGAGAACATCCGCGCCGTGCTCGAGTTGCAGCACGGGCCCGATGGCAAGCCGCTGCCCAAGGCCACGATCGAGCAGCTGCTCAATGGCCTCTTGAACGACCTCAGCATCGAGAAGCTGCGCGAGAGCCCGGCCCCGGCGCTTTCGGGCGGGGAGCGCCGCCGTGTCGAGATCGCCCGTGCGCTCGCCACGCAGCCGCGCTTCATCCTGCTCGACGAGCCCTTCGCCGGTGTCGACCCGATCGCGGTGCTGGAGATCCAGCGCATCATCGGCTTCCTCAAGGCGCGTGGCATCGGCGTGCTGATCACCGACCACAACGTGCGCGAGACGCTGGGCATCTGCGACCGCGCCTACATCATCAGCGAAGGCCGGGTGTTGGCCGAGGGAACACCGACCGAGATCGTCGAGAACGCCGACGTCCGCAAGGTCTACCTCGGAGAACACTTCCGCATGTGA
- a CDS encoding molecular chaperone HscC, producing the protein MIVGIDLGTTNSLVGVFRDGRPQLIPNAVGDLLTPSAVALDAQGHTLVGLPARERMGSDPTSVQQGFKRWMGTDKRLRLGQRDFRAEELSAMVLRSLKADAEAFLGEPVTEAVITVPAYFNEAQRRATRTAGELAGLKVERLLNEPTAAGLAYGLQERPDHSTFLIFDLGGGTFDVSVLEYFEGVVEVRASAGDTRLGGEDFAHALGRLFIERACSGLSATQRQRLLEEGGWWRAAEQAKRDLSDRERTEMSLLHNDQRLACEVTRAEFEAASAELLLRLRRPIERALHDAQISPGGLNEVVLVGGATRMHMVRQLATRLFQRLPLRTIDPDLAIAQGAAVQAGLKARDAALDEVVLTDVMPYSLGIIASDQIDGRRLDDRFSPIIERNTPVPVSRVQTYVTLQDRQPLIRIDIRQGESPVGSENLHLGALEMEVPPAPAGHAGVEVRFTYDANGLLEVDARETKGGRTMNTLIRNTRAEMSDDEVQEALAKLRQLKLHPREEQDNRYLIERAKRLYEDRLGEERTMIQGWLSRFEATLDTQDGRLIRQSRDAFREALDSIDRGFRF; encoded by the coding sequence ATGATCGTCGGCATCGACCTCGGCACCACCAACAGCCTCGTGGGCGTGTTTCGCGATGGCCGCCCGCAACTCATTCCCAACGCCGTCGGCGACCTGCTCACCCCGTCGGCCGTGGCCCTCGACGCCCAGGGCCACACCCTGGTGGGCCTGCCGGCGCGCGAACGGATGGGCAGCGACCCCACCTCGGTGCAGCAGGGCTTCAAGCGCTGGATGGGGACGGACAAGCGCCTGCGCCTGGGCCAGCGAGACTTCCGCGCCGAGGAGCTGTCGGCGATGGTGCTGCGCTCGCTCAAGGCCGATGCAGAGGCCTTCCTAGGCGAGCCGGTCACCGAAGCGGTGATCACCGTGCCGGCCTACTTCAACGAGGCGCAGCGCCGGGCCACCCGCACCGCCGGCGAGCTGGCCGGCCTCAAGGTCGAGCGCCTGCTCAACGAGCCCACCGCAGCGGGCCTCGCCTACGGCCTGCAGGAACGGCCCGACCACAGCACCTTCCTCATCTTCGACCTGGGCGGCGGCACTTTCGACGTGTCAGTGCTCGAATACTTCGAAGGCGTGGTCGAGGTGCGTGCGAGCGCAGGTGACACCCGCCTCGGCGGCGAGGACTTCGCCCACGCACTGGGCCGCCTCTTCATCGAGCGCGCGTGCAGCGGCCTCAGCGCGACGCAACGCCAGCGCCTGCTCGAAGAAGGCGGCTGGTGGCGCGCGGCCGAGCAGGCCAAGCGTGACCTGAGCGACCGCGAGCGCACGGAGATGAGCCTGCTGCACAACGACCAGCGGCTGGCGTGCGAGGTCACACGCGCCGAGTTCGAAGCGGCCAGCGCCGAGCTGCTGCTGCGCCTGCGCCGGCCAATCGAACGCGCGCTGCACGATGCCCAGATCTCCCCGGGCGGCCTGAACGAGGTCGTGCTGGTGGGCGGGGCCACCCGCATGCACATGGTGCGCCAGCTCGCCACACGCCTTTTCCAGCGGCTGCCCCTTCGGACCATCGACCCCGACCTCGCCATCGCGCAGGGCGCGGCGGTGCAGGCCGGCCTGAAGGCGCGCGATGCCGCGCTGGACGAGGTCGTGCTGACCGACGTGATGCCCTACTCGCTGGGCATCATCGCCTCCGACCAGATCGACGGCCGACGTCTCGATGACCGCTTCTCGCCCATCATCGAGCGCAACACGCCGGTGCCCGTGTCGCGCGTGCAGACCTACGTCACGCTGCAGGACAGGCAGCCCCTGATCCGCATCGACATCCGCCAGGGCGAATCGCCGGTGGGCAGCGAGAACCTGCACCTCGGTGCGCTCGAGATGGAAGTCCCGCCGGCACCTGCCGGGCATGCGGGCGTGGAGGTGCGCTTCACCTACGACGCCAACGGGCTGCTGGAGGTCGATGCGCGCGAAACCAAGGGCGGGCGCACGATGAACACGCTCATCCGCAACACGCGGGCCGAGATGAGCGATGACGAGGTCCAGGAGGCGCTCGCCAAGCTGCGCCAGCTCAAGCTGCACCCGCGCGAGGAGCAGGACAACCGCTACCTGATCGAACGCGCCAAGCGGCTCTACGAAGACCGGCTAGGAGAGGAGCGCACCATGATCCAGGGCTGGCTGTCCCGTTTCGAGGCGACACTGGACACGCAGGATGGCCGCCTGATCCGCCAGTCGCGCGACGCCTTCCGCGAGGCGCTCGACAGCATCGACCGCGGCTTCCGCTTCTGA
- a CDS encoding protein kinase — translation MSSFSPSFTPVPSATPSGFGGLPLPTQIGKYPVLRRLGEGATSEVFLARDDFQQRDVAIKRVRAGATNDPGDGRYFERFFAAEAALVGRLKHPNVVQIYDAVVDPADSYLVMEYVNGTTLRPYCRADQLLPLELIVEIGFKCAMALGYVYRQGLIHRDVKPANLLAVINNGHITDVKISDFGSALNMASETTQVYRVGSLAYMSPEQLDGNTLDCRADMYSLGAVLYHLIAGRPLFDSTSQSAMMNQIYSAEPTLLSSLRSGVGPGVDSVILSAVAKRPEDRYASWDDFAQALSSLITTQQVPRGHLQGVLDSERFNLLRTLDFFSNFGDVELWEVVHRAKWQRFPFGHALYTKGEEGNTFHIIAQGEVEVYREGDKVAQLGSGTSVGEMAYLAPSPELRRHSTNVIVTDPATTISFTPETLAQVSPNCRHLFDEAFIRVLVRRLHVAHEALAHPRRIL, via the coding sequence ATGTCGTCGTTCTCGCCCTCGTTCACCCCCGTTCCCAGTGCCACGCCCAGCGGGTTCGGTGGCTTGCCGTTGCCCACGCAGATCGGCAAGTACCCGGTGCTGCGCCGGCTCGGCGAAGGGGCGACAAGCGAGGTCTTCCTCGCACGCGACGACTTCCAGCAGCGCGACGTCGCCATCAAGCGCGTGCGCGCCGGCGCCACCAACGACCCCGGCGACGGCCGCTACTTCGAGCGCTTCTTCGCCGCCGAGGCCGCACTCGTGGGGCGGCTCAAGCACCCGAACGTGGTGCAGATCTACGACGCGGTGGTCGACCCGGCCGACTCCTATCTGGTGATGGAGTACGTGAACGGCACGACGCTGCGCCCCTATTGCCGCGCCGACCAGCTGCTGCCGCTGGAGCTCATCGTCGAAATCGGCTTCAAGTGCGCGATGGCGCTCGGCTATGTGTACCGCCAGGGCCTGATCCACCGCGACGTGAAGCCGGCGAATCTCCTGGCCGTGATCAACAACGGCCACATCACCGACGTGAAGATCAGCGACTTCGGCAGCGCGCTCAACATGGCGAGCGAGACGACGCAGGTCTACCGCGTGGGCTCGCTCGCCTACATGTCGCCCGAGCAGCTCGACGGCAACACGCTCGACTGCCGCGCCGACATGTACTCGCTCGGCGCCGTGCTCTACCACCTCATCGCCGGCCGGCCGCTCTTCGACTCGACCTCGCAGTCGGCCATGATGAACCAGATCTACAGCGCCGAGCCCACGCTCTTGAGCAGCCTGCGCTCGGGTGTGGGGCCGGGCGTCGACAGCGTGATCCTGTCGGCCGTGGCCAAGCGCCCGGAGGATCGTTACGCCAGCTGGGACGACTTCGCCCAGGCACTCTCCAGCCTCATCACCACCCAGCAGGTGCCGCGCGGCCACCTGCAGGGCGTGCTCGACTCCGAGCGCTTCAACCTGCTGCGCACGCTCGACTTCTTCTCCAACTTCGGCGACGTGGAGCTGTGGGAAGTGGTGCACCGCGCGAAGTGGCAACGCTTTCCGTTCGGCCACGCGCTTTACACCAAGGGCGAAGAGGGCAACACCTTCCACATCATTGCCCAGGGCGAGGTAGAGGTGTACCGCGAGGGCGACAAGGTGGCCCAGCTCGGCTCGGGCACCTCGGTGGGCGAGATGGCCTACCTCGCGCCCAGCCCCGAGCTGCGCCGCCACAGCACCAACGTGATCGTCACCGACCCGGCGACCACGATCTCGTTCACGCCGGAGACGCTCGCGCAGGTGAGCCCGAATTGCCGGCACTTGTTCGACGAGGCGTTCATCCGCGTGCTGGTGCGCCGATTGCACGTGGCCCACGAAGCACTCGCCCATCCCCGCAGAATCCTCTGA